The genomic interval taattttgttgttgagagagtataagcaataataggaaggaacaagtgtttttgctgattgagatacggatagccaaacagggagttgactcacattaatttcctgtgcgtgtgtgttaccttctaggttaattcttgttgatctaaccttttctcttgttcctggtccccttttcctattggcctcagttgcttttaaggtatctgctttagtttctctgcgttgagggcaacaaatcctagctaattttttaggtgtctaacctatcctcatatctcccttgtgtgctctcgcttttatcttgtgatcaaagtccaatccccttgttctgtttgcccttgatctaatgtccacatatgagggagaacattcgatttttggtcttttgggccaggctaaccccactcagaattatgttcttcaattccatccatttaccagcgaatgataacatttcgttcttcttcatggctgcataaaattccattgtgtatagataccacattttcttaatccattcgtcagtggtggggcatcttggctgtttccataacttggctattgtgaatagccacAGCACGTTCTTAATAGGGAGAAAGCCACACACGTTTGGCTGCCCCAGGCCCCGGCTTCAGGTGACCCAGCCAACTCTCATGCCAGCTGCCCACAGGCCTTGTTGGTGATGGGTGTGCTATCTTTGGACCCCCAGATGGTGTATATCTAGGTACTTGGGAGTTCTCTGAACCTGGGACTCTCTGAGGATGATGGCCATGGAGGGAGGTTTGTCTGTGTATGGGAAGGTGTTCCAGAGCCTAGGTCCTGGTGGGGGCTCTTTGCCTGGATCCTTGGGCAGAGGAATGGGCTGGGCTGTGTCTGAATCCCTGGGGAGAGAAGGCAGAGGAGGATATCTGTGTGTTATGCTTAGGCTTCCTGGGGGTGTTGCAACATGTCAGAATCTCCAACCTGGGGTTTGTTGTCTGTCACTGTTTGGGGGCTTTGTGTCAGGACAGCAGCACATCTGATGGGTCCTGGGGAAATGACAGGAGGTCTCTCTTGGAGTTGGGACCTCCAAGTACAGTGGTGGTAGTATAGGGGGTTAAGAAAGCTGGGGGATTAAGAGAGCATCAGGACATGTAGGTTTTGGGAGACATCTATATATTTGATCCCATGGCAGGAAATTTTGAGCTAGGGGCAGGTTGTGGGGGTGGAGGAAGCAGACCAATGGTGTCACAGCAGCTGCAAGTGATAAGGTCCCCTACTGGGCATGTCAGGAGATCCAGGCCCTTTTCCTCCTGGATAGAGTTCTTCCTGCTGTCCTCCAGATCCTCCTCCTGGTTCTGTGTGTCTGGCTTTGGGGGCGCCTGGCCCATCCCTATGCACTGCAGCATGTAGTGTGTACAGGGAAGTGGCAGGCTGAGAACAGTTCCTCTGGACAGTGTAACATGGACAGCAAGGCCAAGCCGGCAGTAAAAAGAGCACATCATATGTGACTGTGAGCTTTATTGGAACATAAAGATCAAgcaagagggaggagagggagcccAGGCAGGGGGCTTGGCCCCCTGGAAACTGAAAGGCAGTCTATCAGCATAGCTGGATTTGGAAGGTGGAGGAGGCAGAGTGCACAAGAGCCCTGGGACCAATCTGTTCCTCAGAATCCCTATTAGGAAGTGGATCTTTGCCAGGACAGCAAGGATACTGGTCATTTAGACACTTGGGGATGGGCAAATGCTACCAGACCTGCGTCCCAAGACCCCAGCCTTTCCTAGAAGAGACAAGTGCTGATGGAGAGGTGAGACAGGTGCACGGCAGTGTGGACAGGTCAGGCAGCAGGTGCCTGCAGCCCTTCCGCCTCAAGTCTGGAGATCCGCGGGGCCTCGGGAGCGCCACGGAGGCGGGGACTGTGGCTGGGGAGCGGCATTTTACAAAGCGGGGTGGAGGGACGGCGATTCCGGGCGTTATGCGAATCGTACAGAGCGAACGCTGCCACTGCCCTGGCCGCAGGGCGCGCACAAGCCGGTGTTCACTGCTATGTTGCCGCTGCACGGGGCACTGCAGGTGCTGCCTGTCACCGGCCGGGAGCCCGACACGCAAAGGTCCCCGCATACGACCCCGCCCCGGGAGCTGCTGACACCTGCGGGAAGAGGAGAGGTTTAGCCCCCGTGCGAGGTGGCCTTGGCGACCCCTATCTGCTGTCCAGAGCTCCCCTGATCTAGCTCTGGGGTCGgcttctctcctctcctgggcTCCTTCTTGTGTAACCTCAGGCCTGCCCCAGGCAGAAACAGCCACTGGAATTATCCTACTCTCACCACCCGCCCCCCACATCTGTGAGCTGAGGCTACCGCTGGCTtcctgttttgtaaataaagtttaagaGGAATCCAGTCATACTTAATATTGTCTATGGCTGTGGCTGCTTTCACGTTATGATAGAGTTGAATAGTTGAGACTGCttggcctaaaatatttactgtctgaccTTTTAAGAAAACCTTTGCCCATTGGGACCCCAAGCCATTATTTCAGAACCCACGGTGGAGATTACTTACATACATTCACAGCACCAATGCCCTCACACAACCTTAAGgggagaaaaacagacaaaaattattTGGGGAAGGCAAATTCCCCCCACTAAGTAATGTTGATGCAAATTAGATGCAAATAATATGCAAGCACACTCCTGGGCTCTGGAAGCACTGCTGAACTACTTGGGAGAATGAAGAGGTAGTCTGCCCACAGGTGCGGCCTCACCTCTGCTCCTCGCCCTCCAGCAGGCGCCTGTAGGTGGCGATCTCGATGTCCAGGCCCAGTTTGGAGTTCATCACCTCCTGGTACTCCTTCAGCAGGCAGGCCATGTCCTGCTTGGCCTTCTGCAGGGCGCTCTCCAGCTCGGCCAGCTTGCAGCGGGCATCAGTGAGGGCTGCCTCGCCCTGCTGCTCTGACTGGGTCACCGCGGCCTCCAGCTTGGTGTTCTTGGGAGATAGGAGAAGGTTATTAAGGTCACCCTGCTCTGTGCCCAAGGTCTGGATATCAGGAGGGACCTTACTCATTTGTTAGGTCAGGGCAAATTAGGGCTCCCAGAGAATGATGGCATagtgtcttaaaattttttgacaTTTCATATAACAATCCAGATTCCTGGCTTTTGAAAGATAAGAGGGTCTGGCCACGCTAGACCTATGTGTCCTTATGACCTGCTTCCATTGGTTCTGGTTAGCTCTCTGCCCTTTGTGCTTTCCACTTGGCTCCAGTTCCTCCCTGTCACACCCCAGTGCCTTAGATATAGCCTGCTGCACTCCTTGACTAGTCTCTGTTGACATCTAAGTGTGTGATCACTGACCTGGAACGCTGAACCAGAGAGGTCAAGGCTCTCCCAAATCACATGGCCAGTGCGTGGCAGCACTAGTGTGAGAGGCCAGCTTTCCTATACTTAATCCCAGTGCTATTTCCTCTGTCTCAGTCTATCTCTGACCAGGAAAGCTACCTCATTGCCTCCATAGTGGTTGCCTGTCTCCATTCATACAGAATGAGGCCATTTTCCATCTGGAGACTAAACTGATTATTATGTTTGCTCCTCTTCCCACACATTGGCAAGAAGACTAACTTACCTCTCACtctcctattttttccttttttggtagtactggcgtttgaactcagggcctgatgcttgctaggcaggtgctcttactgcttgagccactctgccagcccaagtaACCTAACTTAAATCCCTCTGTTGCTGGTCAACCCCACTCTTTCTGCGTTGAGCATTGGGCTCTGTACCTGGCACTTGGCGTTCTCGATCTCGGCTGTCAGCCTCTGGATGATGCGATTCAGCTCGTTGATCTCCTCCCTGGTGCGGCGCAGGGTCTCTCCATGCCTGATCACTGTGGCCTTTATCTCCTCACACTGGGGGGAGGCAGAGATGCCATGAGCCTCAGCCTGGGATGTCCCACCACTCAGGACACCGTGGTTGATGGATCGTACAGTACAGTGCTCAGCCTGTGCAATCACACGAGGCAGCTCTGCCCTGCCACCCCAACCTGAGAGCTGCTGGCTCTTGTCTTACCATCCTTAGGGATCAGTATCCACAGGAAAAAAGAAGCCTTCTCCAATGGACACCTCACATCCCTGCACTGCCGTGTCTCACCTTGGTGCGGTACCAGGACTCAGCCTCTGCCCGGCTGCGGCTGGCAATATCATCATACTGAGCCTTGATCTCAGCGACAATGCAGTCCATGTTCAGGTCCCGGCTGTTGTCCATCTTGACGATGACTGAGGTGTCTGAGATGTGGGCATGGAGAACGCGGATCTCCTGCAGGGAGTGGTGGTGTGGAAGCGCTTCTTAGTCCATTGGCCCCACCCTCAGCAGCCCACCTTCTCACAGTCCCTGACTGTCCccttccctcacttccttccacaGCTTCACTGTCCAAAGGCTGTCCTCTCTATCATAGTTTTCCCCCTCATTCCTGGGACCTCAATGTTCCTCATGCCCAGAGCCCTGGGAACtgagaggaggaggcagagagagtcCATGTCTGAAGCCAGCTGCCTGATTTCTCTCAGGGCCTCCAACTTGATCCTTTGGGTCTAAAAGCAGGATCTACCTATGTGTGATGATCGTCACTAGAGTAACTAGGAACTCCCCTTGGAAGACCAAGTCTTTCTTCTGACAGTGAACCTGCCTCAGGACTTGTAATTGCTctgtccctccccctctcccactcTGCCATAGGGTTCAGAAACCAAATGGTGACCACTCCTTCCCAAGATCTCATATCCTCCTTGCTGGCCCCCTGCTCCGTGTCCCCTCACCTCCTCATACAGGCGCCGCAGGAAGTCGATCTCCTGGGTCAGCGCCTCTGCATTGGCCTCCAGGTCAGACTTGCGCAGGTAGACACAGTCCACGTCCTGAAGGAGAAAGACAGATGAGGAGTCTCACTGGGAGGCAACCCAGACTTCTCCTCCCCTGAGAGCTCTCCTTAGATGGTCATCCCAGGGCCTGGTGTCATGGTGTAGGCCACCTGCTTTACACAGTTGGGCGATCAGGGACAGGTGCCGGGAGGGAGTAGATTCCGGGGTTTCCAGGCCCGTTCTTGGGCACACTGGGATGATTCCTCTAAGTCCACATCGGTGCTATCCCCACCAACTGGGTCCTTCCTAATGCTTCCCTCTTCCTCTACTCTGATCTCGAGAGCAGAATCCACATCCATAGTCAGAAGAAGAGGGTTCAGGGACTCATCGGCCCCTCTGAACCAGTGCAACGAAAAGCAAGACCTCTGTGCCCCATGTGCTCACAATGCTCCCTGTCTTCCTCTCACTGAGAGTCCACCTGTTACTACTTG from Castor canadensis chromosome 8, mCasCan1.hap1v2, whole genome shotgun sequence carries:
- the LOC109684052 gene encoding keratin, type II cuticular Hb1; the encoded protein is MSCLSSRLGAPCGLRAFSCASACGPRPGRCCITAAPYRGISCYRGLPGGFGSRSVCGAFRAGSCGRSFGYRSGGVCGPTPPCITTVSVNESLLTPLNLEIDANAQCVKHEEKEQIKCLNSRFAAFIDKVRFLEQQNKLLETKWQFYQNRKCCESNLEPLFEGYIETLRREAECVEADSGRLASELNHVQEVLEGYKKKYEEEVALRATAENEFVALKKDVDCVYLRKSDLEANAEALTQEIDFLRRLYEEEIRVLHAHISDTSVIVKMDNSRDLNMDCIVAEIKAQYDDIASRSRAEAESWYRTKCEEIKATVIRHGETLRRTREEINELNRIIQRLTAEIENAKCQNTKLEAAVTQSEQQGEAALTDARCKLAELESALQKAKQDMACLLKEYQEVMNSKLGLDIEIATYRRLLEGEEQRLCEGIGAVNVCVSSSRGGVVCGDLCVSGSRPVTGSTCSAPCSGNIAVNTGLCAPCGQGSGSVRSVRFA